DNA sequence from the Patescibacteria group bacterium genome:
TCAATTGGCAGGCGATCGTCACGCTCTTTTATATCCCTTTTTCCCTTCTCTTCCTCTGCGAATTATATAAAGACACGACGCACCTTACCCAATAATATTTGAATACCATGTCCACCACACGCCGTTTTATTATACCTTTTGGGTCTCTTACCATCCGCGATATTCCTATCGTAGGAGGAAAAAACGCTTCTTTGGGAGAGATGGTCAGAACCCTGAGCGCCAAAGGAGTGAAAGTACCCAATGGATTCGCGGTAACCGCACAGGCATACCGCTTATTTTTTCGCGAAACAGGCCTCTCTCACCTCGTGCCCAAGCTCATGAAAGGACTCGACACTTCAAATATGAAAGAGCTCTCTTCAGTGGGCGAATCGGTGCGCCGCGCGGTACGCCGCGCGCCGCTCCCTGCCGCACTTCAGCGCGCGGTCGTCAGCCAGTATCGCAAGCTTTCTCTTGCGTATAAGACTAAGAATTTAAGCGTGGCCGTGCGCTCGTCCGCAACGGCTGAGGATCTCCCGGACGCTTCATTCGCGGGGCAGCAGGAAACGTACCTCAATGTGGTGGGAGAAGCGGCGCTCCTTGACGCGGTCCGCAAAGCATACGCATCGCTCTTCACGAACCGCGCCATCTCCTATCGCGTCGATAAAGGATTTGCTAAAAAAGACGTTGCGCTTTCCGTAGGCGTACAGGCCATGGTGCGCTCTGATCGCGGCGCTTCCGGCGTGCTTTTCACCATTGATACGGAGTCCGGATTCCGCGATAACGTGATTATTAATGCGATCTGGGGTTTGGGAGAAAATATCGTGCAGGGGGCAGCCAATCCGGATGAATTTGTCGTCTTTAAACCCACACTGCGCACAGGCGCCCGCGCGATCATATCAAAAAAATTGGGGGCGAAGCAGTGGAGAATGGTCTATGGGCAAAAGGGCACGCGCAACATCAAGGTTTCCGAGAAGGACAGGATGCGTTACTGCCTGAGCGACAAAGACGTGCTTACCCTCGCGCGATGGGGCATGATTATCGAAGAGCACTATGGCAAGCCAATGGATATCGAGTGGGCGAAAGATGGCATCACGGGCGAACTCTACGTCGTGCAGGCGCGGCCGGAAACGGTCATGGCGAGGCGTAATGTGAATGTGTTGGAAACCTATCACATGGGGCAGAGTGCCGAGCGGAGAAAGGGCGCCATTGCGCTCACGGGGATCGCGGTGGGCAATAAGGTAGGGAGCGGGAAAGTGCGCGTGATCAAGAGCATTGCAGGGATCCGCGAATTCCAAAAAGGCGAGGTTTTGGTTACGACGATGACTGATCCGGATTGGGAGCCGATCATGAAGATTGCCTCAGCGATTGTCACCGATTCCGGAGGGCGGACCGCGCACGCGGCCATCGTATCCCGCGAACTCGGCATACCCGCGGTGGTAGGCACGGGAACAGGCACGAAAGTATTGAAGACCGGGCAGATGGTGACGGTGAGCTGCGCGGAAGGAGAGCAAGGGGTGGTGTATCGGGGCGCGATTCCGTTTACGGTCACGAAAGTGAATCTCAAGCACCTGAAGACCCCCAAGACGCAGATGATGATGATTGTGGGGGAGCCTGACCAAGCATTCCATTTTGCCGCAACCCCGAACCGTGGGGTGGGGCTGGCGCGTCTCGAATTTATCATCAGCAATTATGTGCGGATCCACCCGCTCGCCTTGGTGCATTACCAGCATCTGCAGGACAAACGCGCAAAGCAGCAGATCGCAAAAATAACCGCGCATGAGCCGGACAAGCTGAAATATTTCGTAGATCAGCTGTCCTACGGCATCGCGCGGATTGCGGCCGCGTTCTACCCGAATGACGTGATCGTGAGGTTATCAGATTTCAAAACAAGCGAATATGCGTCCTTAATCGGTGGCAAAGCATTTGAACCGGAAGAGCGCAATCCCATGATCGGCTGGCGGGGCGCGTCGCGTTACTATGACCCCAAATATATGCCGGGTTTTGCGCTGGAGTGCAGGGCGCTCAAGAAGGTGCGCGAGGAAATGGGCTTGAAAAACGTAAAAGTAATGGTGCCCTTCTGCAGGACTGTGGAAGAGGGCAAAAAGGTGGTGGAGGTGATGAGGCAGAACGGGTTAGTCCGCGGCAAGGACGGGCTCGAGCTCTATGTCATGGTGGAAATTCCATCCAATGTGATATTGGCCAAGGAGTTTGCGGAAGTGTTTGACGGATTTTCCATCGGATCAAACGACCTCACCCAGCTGACCCTCGGCCTCGACCGCGATTCAGGGATTATTTCTCACATAGGCGATGAACGCAACGAAGCGGTAAAGCGGCTGATCTCCATGGTCATCAAGTCTGCCCACGAGACGCATACCAAGATCGGTATCTGCGGCCAAGGGCCGTCTGACTTTCCCGAGATGGCGGAATTTCTCGTGCGCGAGGGGATAGATTCCATCGCGCTGCAGCCAGATACGGTCCTGAAAACGACATTGCACGTTTTGGAAGTAGAGAAGCAGCTAAAGCGTAAATAATTCATCGTATCGGAATTCTAATCTTTCCGCCCAAGATCAGCGTCATGTAGCGTGGCAGTTTATCTGCCACCCACCATGTCGCAGACATCCCAGTCATTCGACGGGATAAAAGCTGCGACGCTACATAGTGTAGATATGCCGAAGGGCTTAATTTATCTCTATAGTATGGAACATAAACTTTACCGTTCACGAGAAAATAGAATGATCGCCGGCATCTGCGGGGGATTGGGTGAATATTTCCAGATTGATCCGGTGCTTATCCGCGTATTGTTTGTCGTTGCAGCCCTTGGCGGCGGGATCGGGTTCCTCGGTTATATCGTGCTCTGGATTGTGATACCTGAAAAACCCCAGCCAGTCGCAGAGGGGGCTGAAGATATTTCATCCCCGCCTGTCCAGACCGAAGCGCCCGCGCAGGAGCATGGGGGCAAGGCGGGCGGTTTCATCCTGATCGCGCTCGGGATAATATTTTTTATCAATAATTTCGCGCCCCATTGGAATATCTGGCAGTACTGGCCGCTCCTTCTCGTGGGGTTCGGCGTGTGGCTTTTGAGAAGAAACAAATAGCGCAGACATACGCAGACTTCACGCAGACTGACGCGGACGATAGTATTTAAGATTTTAATTATCTTATGCCAGAAAATAACAAAGATTGCCACGACCATAAAACATTTTTTGGGATTATTTTGATAGGGCTTGGCATCTTATTCCTGCTGCAGAATTTCGGGTGGTTTTACATGAACTGGCGCAATGTCGGACGGCTATGGCCGTTGTTGCTTATCCTTTTGGGGCTCTCAAGCCTGCGTATAGATCGCACCTTGCAATGGGTGCTCTTTGCGCTAGTTATCCTTGCCGCGCTTGCGTTCCTCATGTTCCCTGGATATCAGGGCACGATGATGATGAGGTGGGGACCATAGGCGCCGTAAAAAAATAACCTATACAGCACGTTGGGATATAATGAGATTTTACGATGGTCATCCACTTATGGTGAGATTACATTGGAAAGGTTATTTTTTTAAGCGCCCATACCCGCGCGGGTGGTAAAAAGACAAAACTTCATTCGTAGAAGGGAACAGGTATGTTCCCTTCTTGCGTTTATGGATGAAGCTCGTTACAATTCCCTACGAAAGTATGGATAGTGTGGAGGGGTCGCATAGTGGCCTAGTGCGTCTGCTTGGAGAGCAGATAGGGGAGCAATCCTCTCGCGGGTTCAAATCCCGCCCCCTCCGAATGTGTTTTCATTATGAATAACGTGTTTATCTTTCACGGCACAGGAGGCTATCCCCAAGAAAATTGGTTTCCGTGGCTGAAAGAGAAGTTAGAGATGAAAGGCTGCAAGGTTTTTGTCCCGCAATTTCCCTCGCCGCCCGGGGAGCCGGCTTCGGTGAATGCATGGTTTGAGGTATTAAAAGAATACGATCATTATATAGATGAAGATACGATTTTAATCGGCCATAGTTTGGGCGGCATTTTTACGCTAAGAATTTTGGAACAATTAAAACACCCTGTGAAAGCTGCTATTTTGGTCGGCACGCCCATTGGCGTTCGGCCATTACAAAATTATGACCGAGATAACAGTTTCAGCGGATTTTTATTTAACTGGCCGATCATTAAAGCCAATGCCAAGCAATTTGTAGTGTACCAGTCTGATAATGACCCATACGTGTCGTTAGGAAATGGCGAACAGCTTGCGAAGGAATTAGGAGCGGACCTCACGTTCATTCCCCACGCCGGGCACTTTAATACCAAAGCAGGTTACACGAAATTCGAAGCGTTGCGGGACAGAACTGAAGATATTTTATTAAATTAATTTAGTTAAGATTCTTTTATATGAACAACCAAAAAATTAAACCAACTGGCTGTTGTGACCCGTTTGATCCTGCGCCTTGGCAAGACAAAGAGATCACATGGAAGGATAAAATTTTTGTGAAAGATCATGTCACCAGCTTTCTGCACATTCCTCTTAACATGGGGAAAAAGATAATCAAGAATATGGGGTTGATCGAGAACGCAAACGCGAAAGCGCCGCAGCAATTAATGTTAACCGACGAGAAGTCCCTTTGGGGCGCGGATATCTACATTGACGTTTCTAGAGATGTTCCCGGTGCTCAAATGGCCACACTCTCTGGGAATTTTCTTACCAAAGTATTTGAGGGGCCCTATCAAAATGTAGGCACGTGGGCAAAGGAAATGAAGGAGTATGTGAAAAGCAAAGGCAAGGAAATGAAAAAATTATATTTTTCTTACACGACCTGTCCGAAATGCGCCAAAGCATACGGAAAAAATTACGTGGTGCTTTTTGCGCAGGTAAAGTAACGGGCGAGGCGGGCGGGGGAATTGAGCCGATCCTCAAATTTAATCGTATCAAATTATTGCTATTTTCGTATCAATATGATACGATTATTCTAGTTAAATGATACGAATAGATTATGTTTAGTTTAAGCCAAAAGCAGCAAAAGATAGTCGCAATTTTTTTGAAAAATAACACCCTTTCATCCTCAATGGTCCACGCTGAAATGGCCAAATCGGGCGAAGGTGTTTCTTTGGTTACCGTGAAGAGAATACTCTCTGACATGGCTGTTATGGGCGCTTTAAAGGTGATTGGTTCGGGGCGATCGACCTCGTATGCGGTGAGCGCCTTAGGAAGGATTTTTGCGGAGATCAATGCGAAAGAGTATTGTGTTGCGGAACCGGACAGGCGCTACGGTCTGCATCAGTATAATTTTGATTTATTACCCGCTTTTCCTGCTCAAATTTTTTCAGAAAAAGAATTGGAAATGCTGGAGTGCTCTACTGCCGCATACAGGCAGAGCACCAGGGATTTGTCTGAAACCCTGCAAAAGAAAGAGTTAGAGCGGTTGATTATTGAATTAGCCTGGAAATCATCAAAAATTGAAGGAAACACCTATACCCTTCTTGATACGGAGAAATTGATTTTAGAAAATAAAGCCGCCGAGGGCAAAACCAAAGATGAAACCCAAATGATCTTAAACCATAAAGATGCTTTCAATTTCATCCGCGAAAACAAGAAACAATTCAAAATAATGAACCGTATGAATTTGGAAGAACTGCATTCTATTTTGGTGAAAGATTTAAACGTGGGACAGGGATTGAGGAAAAAGCCGGTCGGCGTGCTTGGCTCTCTTTATCGTCCGCTTGATAATATTCACCAGATTACCGACGCGATTGAGGTTTTAGGGAAAAAGATTTTACAGATTTCCTCTGCTTATGTCAAAGCCTTCGTGGCGCTTGCTGGTTTGGCGTATATCCAGCCATTTGAAGACGGGAATAAGAGGACAGGGCGGCTCATGGCAAACGCCCTATTGTTGGCATACGATTTGGCGCCTTTGTCGTATCGCAGCGTTGATGAAAGCGATTACCGCGAAGCGATGCTGGTGTTTTACGAATTGAATTCGGTCATTCCTCTCAAAAAGATTTTCCTTGACCAATATGATTTCGCGGCGAGGAATTACGCGGTGAAATAAAAAACACGCAAGATATTTATTGTAAATATTTTCCACACTTTTATGCATCAGAACCAATCGCCGCAGGCACAGGGATTTTCCAGATTAGGCATTGCGCCTGTTTTTTTGGAAACGCTGGCGAAATTAGGATATAAAAACCCGACACCGATCCAGCAGCAGGCGATTCCCGTGGCCATCCAAGGGAAAGATGTGGTCGGTATCGCCCAGACCGGCACCGGCAAGACATTTGCCTATGGCATCCCCATGTTGCAGAGGCTTGCCCAAGTGAAAGGGCGCGGGCTGGTTGTGCTCCCCACGCGCGAACTCGCCGCACAAGTCGATGAAGCGCTCCGCCAGATCGGCGCGAAAGTGGGTTTAAGGACCGCCGTGCTCATCGGCGGCGCCTCAATACGGCCGCAGATCCAGGCATTGAAAAGGAATCCGCATGTCATCATCGCGACCCCCGGCCGCCTCAATGATCACTTGCAGCAAAAAACGGTTCGTTTGGACAATGTGCAGGTAGTCGTGCTCGACGAAGCGGACAGGATGCTCGACATGGGATTTGCCCCTCAAATCCAAAAGATTTTCCGCACCATTCCGCGCAAACGGCAGACCATGCTTTTTTCCGCGACCATGCCTCCTGAAATCATGAAAATGGCCACTTCATACATGCAGCTGCCAATCAGGATTGAGGTGGCGCCGTCAGGCTCTATCGTCGAGCGCGTCACGCAAGAGCTGTTCGTCATTCCGAGGGATGAGAAGATACGCCTGACGGAAAAATTGCTGCAGCAATACCTTGGCGCCACGCTTATTTTCACCCGCACCAAGCACGGCGCAAAAAAATTGACGCAAGAGATACGCAGTATGGGGCATGCGGCGGCAGAGCTTCACGCGGACCGCTCCCTCCACCAGCGCCGCGAAGCGCTCGACGGGTTCAAGGCGGGAAAGTACCGGGTGCTCGTGGCGACCGACATTGCGTCGCGCGGAATTGACGTGGTCGGCATCGAATTGGTGCTGAATTTCGATTTGCCGGAAAATGCGGAGGATTACGTGCATCGCATCGGGCGCACCGCCCGCGCGGGCGCGGGCGGGCACGCCATCTCATTGCTTACCTCGGATCAAGGGAAAGAGCTTCGCGAGATTGAGCGCCTGATCAAACAGCGCCTGCAGATTTCCAAGCTCCCAGAGCTTCCGCCGGCGCGCGCCCCGAGATTTACGCCAAGAGTTCATATTTCACTCTCACGGTTCCCTGCGCGACCGTCCAGCGGAGGCGCACGCCCGCGCCGCCCGTATCATACGCGCCCGGGATCATCCGGCAGCTTTTCCCGTTATCGTACGAGAAGAAGGTAAAAACAGGCATTGTACAGAAAAGATTAATCATTAAGCCTATGGACGATCTTACCTTGCGACAGGCTCAACAAAGAGTAGACCATTGGATAAAAACGGTAGGTGTGAGGTACTTTTCCGAACTCACGCAGTTCGCCCAGTTGGCGGAAGAGGTCGGGGAATTAGCGCGTTTGATGTCCCGCACCTACGGCGACCAGAGTTTTAAAAAGTCCGACAAAAAAGAGCCTCTTGCGGATGAGCTCGCGGACGTGCTCTTTGTCCTGGTGTGCCTCGCCAACCAGACCGGCGTGGATTTAACCAAAGCGTTTGAAGAAAACTTGAGCAAGAAGACGAAGCGCGACCGGAAAAGGCATGCACGGAATAAGAAATTAAATGCTAAAAGATAACGCGGAAATTTTATGGACAAATTTCTCCTCCATGCGTGTTGTGCGCCATGCGGCGCATATGTGATTGAAGAACTCAAAAAACGCGGGTTTGACGTGACCGTGTATTACTACAATCCTAACGTGTATCCGCTGGATGAATACCTGCGGCGCAGGGACGAATCAGTGCGGTATTGCAAGGAAATCAGTGTTGCGTTGAAAGAGGGCATTTATGACCACGAGGAATGGCAGAGAATCGTGAAGGGATTGGAACAGGAGCCGGAAGGCGGTCTGCGGTGCGCGGTATGCTATCGCGCGCGGCTGGCGCAAACCGCCGCTATGGCGAAGGAAGGCGGGTATCAGTGGTTTGGAACCACGCTTCCCATTTCTCCCCACAAGAAATCAGAGGTTATCAATAAGATTGGCGCAGAGGTAGGGGATGAGGTCGGAGCGCGATTTTTGGCGGAAGATTGGAAATTGCATGACGGATTTAAGAAATCATGCGCGCTTTCCCGCGCGCACCAGTTCTACCGCCAGACGTACTGCGGATGCGAATTCAGTATACGCAAGTGACATGAATATAGTAATAAAAGGTAAATCATTACTGCCAGCCTTGAAGGCATTTTTAGTTTTTTTCGCAGCGTTGGCAGTGAGCGGGGTATGGGCTGCGCATTTCATTCCCTCATTTATTTATTTAACGGAGCAGAATCTTGGCCGCAGCCTACCCTATGAAATGCATAT
Encoded proteins:
- a CDS encoding hydrolase, with amino-acid sequence MNNQKIKPTGCCDPFDPAPWQDKEITWKDKIFVKDHVTSFLHIPLNMGKKIIKNMGLIENANAKAPQQLMLTDEKSLWGADIYIDVSRDVPGAQMATLSGNFLTKVFEGPYQNVGTWAKEMKEYVKSKGKEMKKLYFSYTTCPKCAKAYGKNYVVLFAQVK
- a CDS encoding Fic family protein is translated as MFSLSQKQQKIVAIFLKNNTLSSSMVHAEMAKSGEGVSLVTVKRILSDMAVMGALKVIGSGRSTSYAVSALGRIFAEINAKEYCVAEPDRRYGLHQYNFDLLPAFPAQIFSEKELEMLECSTAAYRQSTRDLSETLQKKELERLIIELAWKSSKIEGNTYTLLDTEKLILENKAAEGKTKDETQMILNHKDAFNFIRENKKQFKIMNRMNLEELHSILVKDLNVGQGLRKKPVGVLGSLYRPLDNIHQITDAIEVLGKKILQISSAYVKAFVALAGLAYIQPFEDGNKRTGRLMANALLLAYDLAPLSYRSVDESDYREAMLVFYELNSVIPLKKIFLDQYDFAARNYAVK
- a CDS encoding DUF5668 domain-containing protein: MPENNKDCHDHKTFFGIILIGLGILFLLQNFGWFYMNWRNVGRLWPLLLILLGLSSLRIDRTLQWVLFALVILAALAFLMFPGYQGTMMMRWGP
- a CDS encoding nucleotide pyrophosphohydrolase — its product is MDDLTLRQAQQRVDHWIKTVGVRYFSELTQFAQLAEEVGELARLMSRTYGDQSFKKSDKKEPLADELADVLFVLVCLANQTGVDLTKAFEENLSKKTKRDRKRHARNKKLNAKR
- a CDS encoding alpha/beta fold hydrolase; protein product: MNNVFIFHGTGGYPQENWFPWLKEKLEMKGCKVFVPQFPSPPGEPASVNAWFEVLKEYDHYIDEDTILIGHSLGGIFTLRILEQLKHPVKAAILVGTPIGVRPLQNYDRDNSFSGFLFNWPIIKANAKQFVVYQSDNDPYVSLGNGEQLAKELGADLTFIPHAGHFNTKAGYTKFEALRDRTEDILLN
- a CDS encoding DEAD/DEAH box helicase, translating into MHQNQSPQAQGFSRLGIAPVFLETLAKLGYKNPTPIQQQAIPVAIQGKDVVGIAQTGTGKTFAYGIPMLQRLAQVKGRGLVVLPTRELAAQVDEALRQIGAKVGLRTAVLIGGASIRPQIQALKRNPHVIIATPGRLNDHLQQKTVRLDNVQVVVLDEADRMLDMGFAPQIQKIFRTIPRKRQTMLFSATMPPEIMKMATSYMQLPIRIEVAPSGSIVERVTQELFVIPRDEKIRLTEKLLQQYLGATLIFTRTKHGAKKLTQEIRSMGHAAAELHADRSLHQRREALDGFKAGKYRVLVATDIASRGIDVVGIELVLNFDLPENAEDYVHRIGRTARAGAGGHAISLLTSDQGKELREIERLIKQRLQISKLPELPPARAPRFTPRVHISLSRFPARPSSGGARPRRPYHTRPGSSGSFSRYRTRRR
- a CDS encoding epoxyqueuosine reductase QueH, with amino-acid sequence MDKFLLHACCAPCGAYVIEELKKRGFDVTVYYYNPNVYPLDEYLRRRDESVRYCKEISVALKEGIYDHEEWQRIVKGLEQEPEGGLRCAVCYRARLAQTAAMAKEGGYQWFGTTLPISPHKKSEVINKIGAEVGDEVGARFLAEDWKLHDGFKKSCALSRAHQFYRQTYCGCEFSIRK
- the ppsA gene encoding phosphoenolpyruvate synthase, with protein sequence MSTTRRFIIPFGSLTIRDIPIVGGKNASLGEMVRTLSAKGVKVPNGFAVTAQAYRLFFRETGLSHLVPKLMKGLDTSNMKELSSVGESVRRAVRRAPLPAALQRAVVSQYRKLSLAYKTKNLSVAVRSSATAEDLPDASFAGQQETYLNVVGEAALLDAVRKAYASLFTNRAISYRVDKGFAKKDVALSVGVQAMVRSDRGASGVLFTIDTESGFRDNVIINAIWGLGENIVQGAANPDEFVVFKPTLRTGARAIISKKLGAKQWRMVYGQKGTRNIKVSEKDRMRYCLSDKDVLTLARWGMIIEEHYGKPMDIEWAKDGITGELYVVQARPETVMARRNVNVLETYHMGQSAERRKGAIALTGIAVGNKVGSGKVRVIKSIAGIREFQKGEVLVTTMTDPDWEPIMKIASAIVTDSGGRTAHAAIVSRELGIPAVVGTGTGTKVLKTGQMVTVSCAEGEQGVVYRGAIPFTVTKVNLKHLKTPKTQMMMIVGEPDQAFHFAATPNRGVGLARLEFIISNYVRIHPLALVHYQHLQDKRAKQQIAKITAHEPDKLKYFVDQLSYGIARIAAAFYPNDVIVRLSDFKTSEYASLIGGKAFEPEERNPMIGWRGASRYYDPKYMPGFALECRALKKVREEMGLKNVKVMVPFCRTVEEGKKVVEVMRQNGLVRGKDGLELYVMVEIPSNVILAKEFAEVFDGFSIGSNDLTQLTLGLDRDSGIISHIGDERNEAVKRLISMVIKSAHETHTKIGICGQGPSDFPEMAEFLVREGIDSIALQPDTVLKTTLHVLEVEKQLKRK
- a CDS encoding PspC domain-containing protein, giving the protein MEHKLYRSRENRMIAGICGGLGEYFQIDPVLIRVLFVVAALGGGIGFLGYIVLWIVIPEKPQPVAEGAEDISSPPVQTEAPAQEHGGKAGGFILIALGIIFFINNFAPHWNIWQYWPLLLVGFGVWLLRRNK